The Prionailurus bengalensis isolate Pbe53 chromosome D2, Fcat_Pben_1.1_paternal_pri, whole genome shotgun sequence genome window below encodes:
- the VSIR gene encoding V-type immunoglobulin domain-containing suppressor of T-cell activation isoform X2, with the protein MAKGHDVTYYKTWYRSSRGQVQLCSERRPIRNLTFQDLHLHHSGHQANSSQDLAQRHGLQSVSDHHGNFSITVFNLTPVDSGLYCCLVVEIRQHHSEQRVHGAIELQVQRDKEASPQCILYPPSPRESESITAAAVATGACIVGILCLPLILLLVYKQRQVASNRRAQELVRMDSSDFLATTLKESKTLALRSLRLPTGCQRPSPGLHCPTWLRGSLRSLAGTCSPSPALLCLHQALGMSSSQPSTPCLTLRPLRPSRPAGASGRSWLGLGQVHLRSSRPSEWSLSLGPGSLPPALSPDSLRYL; encoded by the exons ATGGCCAAGGGGCACGACGTGACCTACTACAAGACGTGGTACCGCAGCTCGCGGGGCCAAGTGCAGCTGTGCTCGGAGCGCCGGCCCATCCGCAACCTCACATTCCAGGACCTTCACCTGCACCACAGCGGCCACCAGGCCAACAGCAGCCAGGATCTGGCCCAGCGCCACGGGCTGCAATCCGTCTCCGACCACCATGGCAACTTCTCCATCACCGTGTTTAACCTGACCCCGGTGGACAGCGGCCTCTACTGCTGCCTGGTGGTGGAGATCAGGCAGCACCACTCGGAGCAGAGGGTCCACGGTGCCATAGAGCTACAGGTGCAGAGAG ACAAAGAAGCTTCACCCCAGTGCATCTTGTACCCACCTTCCCCCAGGGAGAGTGAAA GCATCACGGCTGCTGCTGTGGCTACAGGCGCTTGCATCGTGGGcattctctgccttcccctcatCCTGCTCCTGGTCTACAAGCAAAGGCAGGTGGCCTCCAACCGCC GTGCCCAGGAGCTGGTGCGGATGGACAG CTCTGATTTTCTAGCAACAACCCTCAAGGAATCGAAAACCCTGGCTTTGAGGTCTCTCCGTCTTCCCACGGGATGCCAGAGGCCAAGCCCAGGCCTCCACTGTCCTACATGGCTCAGAGGCAGCCTTCGGAGTCTGGCCGGCACCTGCTCTCCGAGCCCTGCACTCCTGTGTCTCCACCAGGCCCTGGGGATGTCTTCTTCCCAACCCTCG acACCGTGCCTGACTCTCCGACCTCTGAGGCCATCTAGGCCAGCTGGGGCCAGTGGGCGATCGTGGCTGGGCCTGGGGCAGGTGCATTTGAGGTCAAGCCGGCCCTCTGAGTGGTCCCTTAGCCTTGGCCCTggttccctccctcctgctctgagCCCAGACTCTTTGAGATACCTCTGA
- the VSIR gene encoding V-type immunoglobulin domain-containing suppressor of T-cell activation isoform X1, with protein MGVPLVPEAGGRRWGPVLLTLFLAASRGLVAAFKVATPYSLYVCPEGQNVTLTCRILGPMAKGHDVTYYKTWYRSSRGQVQLCSERRPIRNLTFQDLHLHHSGHQANSSQDLAQRHGLQSVSDHHGNFSITVFNLTPVDSGLYCCLVVEIRQHHSEQRVHGAIELQVQRDKEASPQCILYPPSPRESESITAAAVATGACIVGILCLPLILLLVYKQRQVASNRRAQELVRMDSNNPQGIENPGFEVSPSSHGMPEAKPRPPLSYMAQRQPSESGRHLLSEPCTPVSPPGPGDVFFPTLDTVPDSPTSEAI; from the exons ATGGGCGTCCCCCTAGTCCCGGAGGCCGGTGGCCGGCGTTGGGGGCCTGTGCTCCTCACTCTCTTCCTGGCTGCCTCCCGAG GTCTGGTGGCGGCCTTCAAGGTCGCCACACCGTATTCCTTGTACGTGTGCCCCGAGGGCCAGAACGTCACCCTCACCTGCAGGATCTTGGGCCCCATGGCCAAGGGGCACGACGTGACCTACTACAAGACGTGGTACCGCAGCTCGCGGGGCCAAGTGCAGCTGTGCTCGGAGCGCCGGCCCATCCGCAACCTCACATTCCAGGACCTTCACCTGCACCACAGCGGCCACCAGGCCAACAGCAGCCAGGATCTGGCCCAGCGCCACGGGCTGCAATCCGTCTCCGACCACCATGGCAACTTCTCCATCACCGTGTTTAACCTGACCCCGGTGGACAGCGGCCTCTACTGCTGCCTGGTGGTGGAGATCAGGCAGCACCACTCGGAGCAGAGGGTCCACGGTGCCATAGAGCTACAGGTGCAGAGAG ACAAAGAAGCTTCACCCCAGTGCATCTTGTACCCACCTTCCCCCAGGGAGAGTGAAA GCATCACGGCTGCTGCTGTGGCTACAGGCGCTTGCATCGTGGGcattctctgccttcccctcatCCTGCTCCTGGTCTACAAGCAAAGGCAGGTGGCCTCCAACCGCC GTGCCCAGGAGCTGGTGCGGATGGACAG CAACAACCCTCAAGGAATCGAAAACCCTGGCTTTGAGGTCTCTCCGTCTTCCCACGGGATGCCAGAGGCCAAGCCCAGGCCTCCACTGTCCTACATGGCTCAGAGGCAGCCTTCGGAGTCTGGCCGGCACCTGCTCTCCGAGCCCTGCACTCCTGTGTCTCCACCAGGCCCTGGGGATGTCTTCTTCCCAACCCTCG acACCGTGCCTGACTCTCCGACCTCTGAGGCCATCTAG